TAACGCAAATCCAAAGCAACTGTTGGCAATCCAAGCGTCCCACTGTCGGTCCTGAGTTGGAGTGTACGCGATAAACGGCGTGTTTTTCTCTGAGGTCGTCAGTAATCCAGGAGAGATATCAAGTTGCGTGAGATGAGTCCGTATTGCCTGACCAAATACATCGTTGCTGAGTTTAGTGGCAAAGTACGGTGGTCTTCCAAAAATGGCCAAGGATCTGGCAACATTGGCTCCAGTTCCACCCATGAACCATCGAAGTGAGCTACCTTCTGAAACTGCTGGTGGTTCTACAGGATAGAAATCTGCTGTTGTATCGCCTGCAACCAAAATATTCGATTGCGAATTTGAGCTCATGCGTTAGCTTTCGAAAAGTACTGAAATAAAGGTCCCTGTAAATATGAAAAGCTAGTGTAAAACAGATTATACGATTATTTGATCAGCATATTCTTAGAGATAATATAGTTTCATTCGAACGTTTGGATTCGTCAAGTGCTTGGATATTCCCGAGATCTCAATCGCAGTTACTAAGATGTTTAATATATCATACAATATCTTAGCGATCATTCAATAGTATATTTATCCTGGATATAGCGGGGCTTGTGGGAGATTTCCGATTATTTCAGGAATAAATAATTCTAAAAATTGCACATAACCAATATATTAAATCATAATTTTTACTATGCTATTCGCATAGGGTTATTGTATGATAATACCAGTCAGTAGGGACATGATGACAGGGCACGATGAGCTTGTTGAGGTGCGGTTAGAAGAAACAATAGACATCGACTTTAACCTAAGTGGGGATGGAACATATGCCGATGCAGGGGCAGTTGAAGGGCGGATGCTTGTTGACTTTGAGGTTAATCGATCAAAGTTGCTTGAAAAGATTGATCGAGGAGAAGAGATTCCAGTTACCGACAAAGTCAACGCATTTCTTGAAGAATGGTCGGAAGACAAGGTCAACACAAATCGGGTAGAGCTTGAGTATGGACAGCTCTTGTTCAGGGGTGCTGAACCGGTGGGAATTAGTTCTGCATTTGAGCTACAACAGTCTTTTGATCCATCACAACTTCGTTCAAGCTCTCCCGAAGAAATTAAACGGGAACTACGTATCGAAGAGGATTATGAAACAACATATGATGACATTGCAAACGATGTCCAGTCATATCTTGAACGAGAGGGGATCAACGCTGATATCTCATTTAATGTACCCGTGCACATCCAAGCTAAGGCCAATCCAGCGGTTGAAGGAGCCGACTACACAATTGAGCTTGCAAACAATGAGCCAGTCGGAATCGAGATGATTACTGTCGAAGTAAATATGCCGCCAGAGATCGGTCGAGAAGTAGAACTTGGTCATTCCGGAGATAGAGAGGGAGAGTGGAGTAGCAGGCGTGCTGTCGAGGGTAAGAGATACGATCCAGAAGAGGAAAAGTACGTCTTCAGCGTATCGTCGCTGTCACCAACAGATAAGGAGGGAGCATCTCGAGAGATTAGATTTCACGTCCCTGCCAAAGCTCAGCGAACACTTCGAGAGGTATCTGGAGAAGCAAAGTTCACTCGGAGACAACCATTTTCAAACCTCGTACCAGTCGCATTGTTTGATGCTGGTGGACATCGGATTGCGTCATTTAACGCAGAGGATCAACAACAAGATGGTGAAGTTGGAGACATCACTGCCAAGGGACATATTAATGCAACATTTGAAACGCCAGCCCAAGATATTACGGTTGGAACGACAGCAAAGGTTAGCAAACGCTTCCAAGTTGAGGGAGTTGTGCCATTTAATGCGGCCATAAAAGTTGAAGAGATTCTCACAGAACGAGGAATCAAAGATTACCATACAGAAAAAGTAGAACAAAATCGAAATATGCGGGAGGGGCAGGAATTTGAAGTGTATAACGGAGGCTTTGAGAAAGGCCATATTTTGGTAGACGGTACGCGTATCCGCGTCGACATTGATATTAAAGGGCAGGTTAGGAGCTCGGACCGCGAAGCGATCAGGGAAGCTGATGAGAATCTCCCAGCGGAACGACGGAGCGTTACAACGGAGTACGGACAAACAAGTGTCACCGTTCGCGGTCGGGGTACCAGTCAGAGGGTAGTTGACGAGTATATCACAGACCTACGAGATGAACTTCGAGTAACTCTTGAATCGATTTCGGAGGCGATGTAAATGCACATTGACACAGATCAACTAGACGGGGAGTATCCACCAGAACCGGAGTGCGAAGTAAATCAGCGTGACTGTGAATTTAAGCCAGTGACATATCTTTGTCACGAGTGCGGTCGGAAATTATGCGAGGAGTGTGCAGTCGGAGTCCGACATCAGCCACAAATAGCCAAATACGAGCAGTTTGGAGAAGCTCAAGATGAGCGGGTTCAAATGCATTGTCCCTCATGTGCAGAGGCACATGAATATGATCAACAGAAAATAGCGGCTGGAGCTGGCGGTGTCTTTGTTGGCCTGCTTTTCTTCTGGATTATTGGCTTTAATTTGATCACGCTAATACTTGGAGCGCCAATTCTCTTAGGAGGCGGATTTCTGCTGTACAAAGAATACGAGCTCAAAAGCAAGGTTGATATGAAAGAGATGTCCTAAATTCCAAGCCACTGTAAGTAGTTTTCAGACAACATTAGATGCTTAGTGCTATCTTGGTTAATCTGGACATTTGCTCGCGTTGTCTGGAGATTTATTAATGACCAATAATCAACTCCCAGAGAATTCCATAGAAAATCGCAAACACAACACCAGAAACCAGGAGACCAGTTGTCTCATCGATTGGTCTGCCAATCAGCGGTTCAACAGTATCAGAAATCCAGTATCCAACACTGAGTACGATATCCTGTACTACAAGCGCGATAGTGTGATTCTGAAGATGATACGTAATCCCAGATCCAACATCACCTGGATCAGAGATCATCCCAATGCTCATTGCTACTACAAGTCCAGTAATCACAGTTGAGCCGAGCCAATAGTTTCCAATTGTCCGAAGACTGGCAGTGTGAGTAACACCGACAACCAGTGCGACAAATAACGGATATGCAATAACCAGTCCAATTGCTTCAGCAGGCAGTTCTGTGCTAATAAAATCAGTCACGATGTCGCCTACACCACCGAATACCGAGATTGGAACTTCCACAAGAAGTATCTCAAGTGGCAAGTGAACGAATTGATGCCGAGCAATTTCATCCAATAAAAACAGTCCCTTCTTTACCACGATTTTGATAGCAAATAGAGTAGAGAAAAATGCAAAAACTCCATGGATTATCCCTGATCGGTGCGGCATACGTCGACGGTATACTCACTATATTTACATAATACACATATATTTTTGTATTGAACCAAATACTGAATTTGTAAAATCGAGATAAGTAAATCGCGCTTAGTCCCTTATGCGTCATCACTATCGAGGTCAGAGGGCCCAAACGAGTGAGGAAGCAACTCATCAATAGAGAACAGAGCAATATCATTCATGGATAAGTTTGAGCAAATAACCGTAATCTCAGCATCACTAATCGTGTCCATCTCCTGAATAACCTGTCGGCAACGACCGCATGGTGTGGGATAGGTGTTTTCTGTTGAGTCGGGGAATCCTCCGACGATTGCAATTGTGGAGATATCACGATGACCAGCCGATACAGCAGCTGTTATTGCAGATACCTCCGCACAAACGGTCATTCCATATGAGGCATTCTCTACTGCAGTTCCAGGAAACACATCGCCTGTGGTTGTGTGCACAGCTGCACCAACCTGATATGCTGAATATGGCGTGTAGGCATTGGTCGCAGCAGTATGTGCCTCCTCAAGAAGGGCTTCCTGTGTTGCCGTGAGCTGTGGGTCTGAGTCCATATGATAATAAGTACTGTTCCTTTTGATATAAGTCTCCAAGGCTGACAACACACTCAGTATAGCGAAACGAAGAATCCACGAATTCTGTACTAACAGGACTGTAGTTCCGGGTTGTCACAATAACACACCTCAATTATATCCGAAGTATCTTGAGATGGTTTCGCTAAATGCCCACGAAACGCCGGCCGCAACGAGCAGAATGTAGCTTGTTAGTCCCAGTGCCAGCCCAATCGTGACAAGGCGGGCCCCACCGACTGGTAGGGTATATGTTTCGGCGAGCTCGAATGTCCCGACAAGGACCGTGCCTGTTCCAATCAGCAATACCAACAGTGCAATCGCCCCAAGTTGGACGTACGGTTCTTTTTTCCACTCGTCAACTGTCTTGCCACTGGCGGGGGCTGGATCAACATTCTGGGGGATTGGCCAGTATGATCCCTCGCGATTGAGCCAGTAAATATGACCGTTATTGATCTCCTCCCGGTTTAGCACATCAAGCTCGTATAATTCATCAAGTCGATGTTTAACTGTTTCTCTGCTTACATTATTTCCCACAGCGGCACTCATCTTCTTCTTGTTATAGTATGGGCGATCACCACGAACGAACTCAGCTGCGACATGGTACTGGTTCAAATCCTTTGAGTTGTCAAAATCTTCGATCCGTGACTCGATCCAGTCGGGGAGTTCGCTGTCATGCGATTTCATAGATTGATAATAGATATTTGTAGTTCTACAAACCTGGTTTGTCGTTCTCC
This portion of the Salinarchaeum sp. IM2453 genome encodes:
- the cdd gene encoding cytidine deaminase, producing MDSDPQLTATQEALLEEAHTAATNAYTPYSAYQVGAAVHTTTGDVFPGTAVENASYGMTVCAEVSAITAAVSAGHRDISTIAIVGGFPDSTENTYPTPCGRCRQVIQEMDTISDAEITVICSNLSMNDIALFSIDELLPHSFGPSDLDSDDA
- a CDS encoding B-box zinc finger protein, with amino-acid sequence MHIDTDQLDGEYPPEPECEVNQRDCEFKPVTYLCHECGRKLCEECAVGVRHQPQIAKYEQFGEAQDERVQMHCPSCAEAHEYDQQKIAAGAGGVFVGLLFFWIIGFNLITLILGAPILLGGGFLLYKEYELKSKVDMKEMS